Proteins encoded together in one bacterium window:
- a CDS encoding response regulator, with translation GPAYTGRVLVMDDDRDVRESLVHMLASFGVAVEGVADGRAAVDEYVAAQRRREGYDLVFMDLTVPGGVGGREAVRLLLENDPTARVIVVSGYSHDPVLADCRRFGFRGGLAKPVAMDDLGRLLAEFLAPADA, from the coding sequence CGGGCCCGCCTACACCGGTCGCGTGCTCGTGATGGACGACGACCGGGACGTGCGGGAGTCCCTCGTCCACATGCTGGCCTCGTTCGGGGTGGCGGTCGAAGGCGTCGCCGACGGCCGCGCCGCCGTCGACGAGTACGTCGCGGCGCAGCGGCGCCGGGAAGGCTACGATCTGGTGTTCATGGACCTGACGGTGCCCGGCGGGGTCGGCGGGCGCGAGGCCGTGCGGCTCCTGCTGGAGAACGACCCCACGGCCCGGGTGATCGTCGTCAGCGGCTACTCCCACGATCCGGTCCTGGCCGACTGCCGGCGCTTCGGCTTCCGCGGCGGCCTGGCCAAGCCGGTCGCCATGGACGACCTCGGCCGCCTGCTCGCGGAGTTCCTGGCGCCGGCCGACGCCTAG
- the proC gene encoding pyrroline-5-carboxylate reductase — protein sequence MSTARKLTIIGAGNIGRALAVGVTARGLVAPADVTLTRRHVARLDDLAAAGFRVTDDNRAAVAGADVVVVAVEPQQLDGVLDACGRDLAPARQVLVSVVSGVEIMAMAPRLPADMPVVRAMPNTAMAIGQSMTCLAANAAGEAALPGVEELFEALGRTLVVREEMMVPATALCACGIAYFLRVIRAASQGGIEIGFHPEDALQLAAQTALGAAALVLEQDNHPERQIDHVTTPRGCTIAGLNEMEHAGLSSAMIRGIVTSARKAAGLYPGPDDRGGRR from the coding sequence ATGAGCACCGCCCGCAAGCTGACCATCATCGGCGCCGGCAACATCGGCCGCGCCCTCGCCGTCGGCGTCACCGCGCGGGGCCTCGTCGCCCCCGCCGACGTCACCCTCACCCGCCGTCACGTGGCGCGCCTGGACGACCTGGCCGCGGCCGGCTTCCGCGTCACCGACGACAACCGGGCCGCCGTCGCGGGCGCCGACGTGGTCGTGGTCGCGGTCGAGCCCCAGCAACTCGACGGCGTGCTGGACGCGTGCGGGCGCGACCTCGCGCCGGCGCGGCAGGTGCTGGTCTCGGTGGTGTCGGGCGTGGAGATCATGGCCATGGCGCCGCGGCTGCCGGCCGACATGCCCGTGGTGCGGGCCATGCCCAACACGGCCATGGCCATCGGGCAGTCCATGACCTGCCTGGCGGCCAACGCCGCGGGCGAGGCGGCCCTGCCCGGGGTGGAGGAGCTGTTCGAGGCCCTCGGCCGCACCCTCGTCGTGCGCGAGGAGATGATGGTGCCGGCGACGGCCCTGTGCGCCTGCGGCATCGCCTACTTCCTGCGCGTCATCCGCGCGGCGAGCCAGGGGGGCATCGAGATCGGCTTCCATCCCGAGGACGCCCTGCAGCTCGCGGCCCAGACGGCCCTCGGCGCGGCGGCCCTCGTGCTCGAGCAGGACAACCACCCCGAGCGCCAGATCGACCACGTCACCACGCCGCGAGGCTGCACCATCGCGGGACTCAACGAGATGGAGCACGCGGGGCTGTCGTCGGCCATGATCCGGGGGATCGTCACCTCGGCGCGCAAGGCGGCGGGCCTGTACCCCGGTCCGGACGACCGCGGCGGCCGGCGCTGA
- a CDS encoding metal ABC transporter permease yields the protein MNGFLEMMAAPVVMALVLVAMHSHLGYHVVRRGVIFVDIALAQIAAFGVAVALLLGGSIGTNTTWLVALASTFVGAGLISLTRSHTAQKVPQEAYIGIIYAVSSAAMILVLTQVPHGGEEIRHLLVGALLWVSWPVVIKTAVLYGLLGVLLWVKRGPLMLVSTDPAAARARGLNLARWDFLFYLVLGFVVTSSVQIAGVLLVFCLLVVPTVMGMRILSDPRRQFVYTLVVGTAAVVVGAGFSYGLDLPTGAAIVCTFGLFLAGQVLVERLRRGRRV from the coding sequence GTGAACGGCTTCCTGGAGATGATGGCGGCCCCGGTCGTGATGGCTCTCGTCCTGGTGGCCATGCACTCGCACCTCGGCTACCACGTGGTGCGGCGCGGCGTGATCTTCGTCGACATCGCCCTGGCCCAGATCGCGGCCTTCGGCGTGGCGGTGGCCCTGCTCCTGGGCGGATCCATCGGCACCAACACCACCTGGCTGGTGGCCCTGGCGAGCACCTTCGTCGGGGCCGGCCTGATCAGCCTGACCCGCTCGCACACGGCGCAGAAGGTGCCGCAGGAGGCCTACATCGGGATCATCTACGCCGTCTCGAGCGCGGCGATGATCCTGGTGCTGACCCAGGTGCCCCACGGCGGCGAGGAGATCCGCCACCTGCTGGTGGGCGCGCTGCTGTGGGTGAGCTGGCCGGTGGTGATCAAGACGGCGGTGCTGTACGGGCTGCTCGGGGTGCTGCTGTGGGTCAAGCGCGGGCCGCTCATGCTGGTCTCGACCGATCCGGCGGCGGCCCGGGCGCGCGGCCTGAACCTGGCCCGCTGGGACTTCCTGTTCTACCTCGTGCTGGGCTTCGTCGTCACCTCGAGCGTGCAGATCGCCGGCGTGCTGCTGGTGTTCTGCCTGCTGGTGGTGCCGACGGTGATGGGCATGCGCATCCTGTCCGATCCGCGGCGGCAGTTCGTCTACACCCTCGTGGTGGGGACGGCGGCGGTGGTCGTGGGGGCGGGCTTCAGCTACGGCCTGGACCTGCCCACCGGGGCGGCCATCGTCTGCACGTTCGGGCTCTTCCTGGCGGGGCAGGTGCTGGTCGAGCGGCTGCGCCGCGGCCGCCGCGTTTGA
- a CDS encoding zinc ABC transporter substrate-binding protein encodes MKTRFKTTVRACGLALLLLGAAGAAQARLQVVATLPDLGQVAQFVGGPDVEVQVLCPPDMDPHFLPAKPSLARRLAKADLMVYNGMELEIGWLPQLLGKARNPEIRPGRRGELDCSAALAVPLEVPGAGVDRSEGDVHPLGNPHYTLDPERMVAVGRLMAARMGELDPAHAADFTGRADAFAAEVARRVPAWRARTEAARHIPVIVYHRNWAYLVDWLGLNVVGEIEHRPGIAPSPRHVQELIDNGRHLPRLIVLATTWDHHHVSQEVAERSGAELVTVPSQTGAVAGADDYFALIDAICDGLAAAADRLEQTGGGAR; translated from the coding sequence ATGAAGACACGCTTCAAGACGACGGTGCGGGCCTGCGGCCTCGCCCTGCTGCTCCTGGGCGCCGCGGGTGCAGCCCAGGCCCGGCTGCAGGTCGTCGCGACCCTGCCCGATCTCGGGCAGGTGGCGCAGTTCGTCGGCGGCCCGGACGTGGAGGTGCAGGTGCTGTGTCCGCCGGACATGGACCCGCACTTCCTGCCCGCCAAGCCGTCCCTGGCCCGGCGGCTGGCCAAGGCCGACCTGATGGTCTACAACGGCATGGAGCTGGAGATCGGCTGGCTGCCGCAGCTGCTCGGCAAGGCCCGCAATCCGGAGATCCGGCCCGGACGCCGGGGTGAACTGGACTGCTCGGCGGCGTTGGCCGTGCCGCTGGAGGTGCCGGGCGCGGGGGTCGACCGCTCCGAGGGCGACGTGCATCCCCTCGGCAACCCGCACTACACCCTCGATCCCGAGCGCATGGTCGCCGTGGGGCGGCTGATGGCCGCGCGCATGGGCGAGCTCGATCCCGCCCACGCCGCCGACTTCACGGGCCGGGCCGACGCGTTCGCCGCCGAGGTCGCTCGGCGCGTGCCGGCGTGGCGGGCGCGGACCGAGGCGGCGCGTCACATCCCGGTGATCGTGTACCACCGCAACTGGGCCTACCTGGTCGACTGGCTCGGCCTGAACGTGGTGGGCGAGATCGAGCACCGGCCGGGCATCGCGCCCTCGCCCAGGCACGTGCAGGAGCTGATCGACAACGGCCGCCACCTGCCCCGGCTGATCGTCCTGGCCACCACTTGGGATCACCACCACGTCTCGCAGGAGGTGGCCGAACGCTCCGGCGCGGAGCTCGTGACGGTGCCCAGCCAGACGGGGGCCGTCGCGGGGGCCGACGACTACTTCGCCCTCATCGACGCCATCTGCGACGGCCTGGCGGCCGCCGCGGACCGGCTGGAACAGACCGGAGGAGGTGCCCGGTGA
- a CDS encoding HDOD domain-containing protein, translated as MNSADVFEQIEKMGELPSLPQHLLRIQQVATDTRSSAEDLAQCILQDQALTMRVLRVVNSAMYQRRNQERVRTVRRAVIIMGFETVRKLALGLSVFDMMSKLSRSPYLATITKHSLLAAGFAQLLAEESGRVMPEEAFVTALIHDIGKVVLLECSPAAMDDVLHSKAGGVPALEAERRYFGITHDRAGRRLAARWGLPQELQNAIGDHHDIDPLNPPRRLDATLGVIVYANAMSRFTADPSVGEREYRLVRKACQALGIPSGRLDRIFTRVCEEIPDLAASMGLENIDLDDFAQVVNVEGSASVAPRRISVEELARRTGRQLELYRAVGEGLASGRDADALTDEILAAAVDVLGFERVILVQVDRDVHRLRAIRWRGPGAAELASHIDYPLAQETGALSLAVFDRRTYHVPMAASEAYGGMAGAELLAAACCTGFVVSPVNVAGHVGAVLYADCGPEGEDVVIEQAQELSGLATQLGLVLGVRQAVPVP; from the coding sequence ATGAATTCGGCCGACGTCTTCGAACAGATCGAGAAGATGGGCGAACTGCCCAGCCTGCCCCAGCACCTGCTCCGGATCCAGCAGGTGGCTACCGATACGCGCTCGAGCGCCGAAGACCTGGCCCAGTGCATCCTGCAGGACCAGGCCCTGACCATGCGCGTGCTGCGGGTGGTGAACAGCGCCATGTACCAGCGGCGCAACCAGGAGCGCGTGCGCACGGTGCGGCGGGCGGTGATCATCATGGGCTTCGAGACCGTGCGCAAGCTGGCCCTCGGCCTGTCCGTGTTCGACATGATGAGCAAGCTCTCGCGCTCGCCCTACCTGGCGACGATCACGAAGCACAGCCTGCTCGCGGCGGGCTTCGCCCAGCTGCTGGCCGAGGAGTCGGGGCGGGTCATGCCCGAAGAGGCCTTCGTCACCGCGCTGATCCACGACATCGGCAAGGTGGTGCTGCTGGAGTGCTCGCCCGCGGCCATGGACGACGTGCTGCACTCCAAGGCCGGGGGCGTGCCCGCCCTCGAGGCCGAACGCCGCTACTTCGGCATCACCCACGACCGGGCCGGGCGCCGCCTGGCCGCCCGCTGGGGGCTGCCGCAGGAACTGCAGAACGCCATCGGCGACCACCACGACATCGACCCGCTGAACCCGCCGCGCCGCCTCGACGCGACCCTCGGCGTGATCGTCTACGCCAACGCCATGAGCCGGTTCACCGCCGATCCGTCGGTGGGGGAGCGCGAGTACCGGCTGGTGCGCAAGGCCTGCCAGGCCCTGGGCATCCCGAGCGGGCGTCTCGACCGGATCTTCACCCGGGTCTGCGAGGAGATCCCCGACCTGGCGGCGAGCATGGGGCTGGAGAACATCGACCTGGACGACTTCGCCCAGGTCGTCAACGTGGAGGGCAGCGCCTCGGTGGCGCCCCGCCGCATCTCGGTGGAGGAGCTGGCCCGGCGCACCGGCCGGCAGCTCGAGCTGTACCGCGCCGTGGGCGAGGGCCTGGCCTCCGGACGTGACGCCGACGCCCTGACCGACGAGATCCTGGCCGCGGCCGTCGACGTCCTCGGCTTCGAGCGGGTGATCCTCGTGCAGGTCGACCGCGACGTCCACCGGCTGCGGGCCATCCGTTGGCGGGGTCCCGGCGCGGCCGAGCTGGCGTCGCACATCGACTACCCGCTGGCCCAGGAGACGGGGGCGCTCAGCCTGGCCGTCTTCGACCGCCGCACCTACCACGTACCCATGGCCGCGAGCGAGGCCTACGGCGGCATGGCCGGCGCCGAGCTGCTCGCGGCGGCCTGCTGCACCGGCTTCGTCGTGTCCCCGGTGAACGTCGCCGGACACGTGGGGGCCGTGCTGTACGCCGACTGCGGCCCCGAGGGCGAGGACGTGGTGATCGAGCAGGCCCAGGAACTGAGCGGCCTGGCCACCCAGCTGGGTCTGGTGCTCGGCGTGCGCCAGGCGGTGCCGGTGCCCTGA
- a CDS encoding Omp28-related outer membrane protein, whose amino-acid sequence MLGQFDDNEFETIEYMASSGGLSVPDSDARMAYYGIGPIPHLLFNGGNDQVGAGTDVVDGSVYAPIVLNMIGRPSPVRMGISSHSFVNPGAGVTVDLALEADLEHPAQTSLRVAVLEDGLTYGATVYDNILRDVVADQALPITLAGQAQQVTVNFTAGAGWNAANLRLVAFVQDDATREVLQVCNSHPAPAWSMRYYASGDLTRIESGLVAFGEVGLFNAGTQADTYDVSLDTSGLPAGWSATVVHGGGAATSFSVPLAADERALMHVEVTTAGTGDGEVVLTLHARDGTTPDRAIPFKVITPDVQVLLVDDDGAEKYESLYFAPAIGASGKSHAIWDRTAGAPSAAVLANFEVVVWQCGWAFPTLDETDRAALGAYLDAGGSLFVTGQDIGWEMNDTGGAALTWYHDYLHADFVADDTNTLTLQGVPGDPITDGLTVTIGGGDGANNQEYPSDIDPHDAGAAVILTYDASRNAAIRADHGDGRVVYLAFGFEAINNPTDRAAFMSSALAWLAPAGSGVADRVPGALTVRDNVPNPFNPRTLIRYRVADGGAPVALRIYDLQGRLVRTLVDRPRTAGEHGVVWDGRDDGGRALPSGTYFCRVAQGGATANLKMTLVK is encoded by the coding sequence ATGCTGGGTCAGTTCGACGACAACGAATTCGAGACGATCGAGTACATGGCCTCGTCCGGCGGCCTGAGCGTGCCGGACAGCGACGCCCGCATGGCCTACTACGGCATCGGGCCGATTCCCCACCTGCTCTTCAACGGCGGCAACGACCAGGTCGGCGCGGGAACCGACGTGGTCGACGGCAGCGTGTACGCGCCGATCGTGCTGAACATGATCGGCCGGCCCTCGCCCGTGCGGATGGGGATCAGCAGCCACAGCTTCGTCAATCCGGGCGCCGGCGTGACCGTCGATCTCGCCCTCGAGGCGGATCTCGAGCACCCCGCCCAGACCTCGCTGCGGGTGGCGGTCCTCGAGGACGGGCTCACCTACGGCGCCACGGTGTACGACAACATCCTGCGCGACGTGGTGGCCGACCAGGCCCTGCCCATCACCCTGGCCGGCCAGGCGCAGCAGGTCACGGTGAACTTCACCGCCGGCGCGGGCTGGAACGCCGCGAACCTGCGCCTGGTGGCCTTCGTCCAGGACGACGCGACCCGCGAGGTGCTCCAGGTGTGCAACAGCCACCCGGCGCCCGCCTGGTCCATGCGCTACTACGCGTCGGGCGACCTGACGCGCATCGAGTCCGGCCTGGTGGCCTTCGGCGAGGTCGGCCTGTTCAACGCCGGGACCCAGGCCGACACCTACGACGTCTCCCTGGACACGTCGGGCCTGCCCGCCGGCTGGTCGGCCACCGTCGTGCACGGGGGCGGTGCGGCCACCTCCTTCAGCGTGCCCCTGGCCGCCGACGAGCGCGCCCTGATGCACGTGGAGGTCACCACCGCCGGCACGGGCGACGGCGAGGTCGTCCTGACCCTGCACGCCCGCGACGGCACCACGCCCGACCGCGCGATCCCCTTCAAGGTCATCACGCCGGACGTGCAGGTGCTGCTGGTCGACGACGACGGGGCCGAGAAGTACGAGTCGCTCTACTTCGCCCCCGCCATCGGCGCGAGCGGCAAGTCGCACGCCATCTGGGACCGCACGGCCGGGGCGCCCTCGGCGGCGGTGCTGGCCAACTTCGAGGTGGTGGTCTGGCAGTGCGGCTGGGCCTTCCCCACCCTGGACGAGACCGACCGCGCGGCCCTCGGCGCCTACCTCGACGCCGGCGGCAGCCTCTTCGTCACCGGCCAGGACATCGGCTGGGAGATGAACGACACCGGCGGGGCGGCGCTGACCTGGTACCACGACTACCTGCACGCCGACTTCGTGGCCGACGACACCAACACGCTCACCCTGCAGGGCGTGCCGGGCGACCCCATCACCGACGGCCTGACCGTGACCATCGGCGGCGGCGACGGGGCCAACAACCAGGAGTACCCCAGCGACATCGATCCCCACGACGCCGGCGCTGCGGTCATCCTGACCTACGACGCGAGCCGCAACGCGGCCATCCGCGCCGACCACGGCGACGGCCGGGTCGTCTACCTGGCCTTCGGTTTCGAGGCGATCAACAACCCGACCGACCGGGCCGCCTTCATGAGCAGCGCCCTGGCATGGCTGGCGCCCGCGGGCTCCGGCGTGGCCGACCGCGTGCCGGGCGCCCTGACGGTGCGCGACAACGTGCCGAACCCGTTCAACCCGCGGACACTGATCCGGTACCGCGTCGCGGACGGGGGCGCGCCGGTGGCGCTGCGAATCTACGATCTGCAGGGACGGCTGGTGCGGACGCTGGTCGACCGGCCCCGGACCGCCGGGGAGCATGGCGTGGTGTGGGACGGCCGGGACGACGGTGGCCGGGCGCTGCCGTCGGGCACGTACTTCTGCCGGGTCGCCCAGGGCGGCGCGACGGCGAACCTGAAGATGACGCTCGTCAAGTGA
- a CDS encoding S8 family serine peptidase, giving the protein MTFVQRRTVGFALFVVLIGLLPLVGCSDDSPPPTAPDAGWPAPVPEGVLLAGDPSGNALAATRLLPPSPAAPDEILGNLLTTRLTGILSPTATVGEVNAALVTHDVRIVSMDAGNALMTLRIPAVAARAEAAALARALVDDGAMLFAAPAEVALPQPEQVLPDPDKDLPPAGAGALGHLQSMRMTAAWNARRLADRNNHRVTVLVPDWYTSATPSSEIGAQGFVADAASPFPAVSGGWYPGNHGFHCAGIIGANFDASGPTGTNPDPTLLLDIRSKHVTGLAASDFYLSVVQAFPATGHFVVSTSLGYGTAAQLQKNDFINIAFGALSWRVWASPQQHRFIHATAAGNEAQTGGLRAEAAYGGAFNAAAMWDDPRDLIPADSLSTAEWAGLNAAWDAILAQNPQAAGRLTNTLVVGSSDESGAESSFSNRNPHVRAVGEKVFAPCAVTDPGLAGDQDLCNGTTARYSGTSMATPFVAGLAAYLWNLDPTRTVAGIRAAIQTSYDEGRLPGRVDAFAAALLLDDSFTRAPVRSTLLDVAGATAEAGPNGVFDEADIEAFLTWFEHYETRRSVEGDNPDDSRYDLNGDRRTGEYAATAGFDLDLNGGIAGDTSRDVCGAAQLFHEAAADDRAVLIYYAYSDLYQGDTDRRDELLCGAAAVEISGLPARVEPGAVHTLTVRTVRRDTGTEVPAADVAVDIRVTGGTASLAAGTTDAHGELAVDVSMFGEGTGIPFANEIIVRATAHFDDGDVVATAQAVRPNAITMSVQRVEMLTEAYFFVDPTPSPGGQIVYSTDNDSTRVTDDVDAYTYSELVDESGTAFGMTARGRVQVQFSSSVAGSADQFAGASFATTSQGFTQLDSPNFDVVSYTAWARSRSDASVDFVVSGDPATFTITGSHAGDPNGYYVWIFGPRGTVYECHGDDGPCTIGGSGALPPGRYSFVVAYHKVADIRWSESSPEGVVSGTVDMNASLAATLAVAH; this is encoded by the coding sequence ATGACCTTCGTCCAGCGCCGCACCGTCGGTTTCGCCCTCTTCGTCGTCCTGATCGGGCTCCTGCCCCTCGTCGGCTGCAGCGACGACTCGCCCCCGCCCACCGCGCCGGACGCCGGTTGGCCCGCTCCCGTGCCGGAAGGCGTGCTCCTGGCAGGCGATCCGTCCGGCAACGCGCTGGCGGCGACCCGCCTGCTGCCCCCCTCGCCGGCGGCGCCGGACGAGATCCTCGGCAACCTGCTCACCACGCGCCTGACGGGAATCCTCTCCCCCACGGCCACCGTCGGCGAGGTGAATGCGGCGCTGGTGACCCACGACGTCCGCATCGTCTCCATGGACGCGGGCAACGCCCTGATGACGCTCCGCATCCCGGCCGTGGCCGCGCGCGCCGAGGCCGCCGCCCTGGCCCGGGCCCTGGTCGACGACGGTGCCATGCTCTTCGCCGCGCCCGCCGAGGTCGCCCTGCCCCAGCCGGAACAGGTGCTGCCGGATCCCGACAAGGACCTGCCGCCGGCCGGCGCCGGCGCCCTGGGCCACCTCCAGTCCATGCGCATGACCGCGGCCTGGAACGCCCGGCGCCTCGCCGACCGCAACAACCACCGCGTCACCGTGCTCGTGCCCGACTGGTACACGTCGGCCACCCCCAGCAGCGAGATCGGGGCCCAGGGTTTCGTGGCCGACGCCGCCTCGCCCTTTCCCGCGGTCAGCGGCGGCTGGTATCCGGGCAACCACGGCTTCCACTGCGCCGGCATCATCGGCGCCAATTTCGACGCCTCCGGACCGACCGGCACCAACCCCGATCCGACCCTGCTGCTGGACATCCGCTCGAAGCACGTCACCGGGCTGGCCGCGTCCGACTTCTACCTGTCGGTCGTGCAGGCCTTCCCCGCGACCGGGCACTTCGTCGTCAGCACCAGCCTCGGCTACGGCACCGCGGCCCAGCTGCAGAAGAACGACTTCATCAACATCGCCTTCGGGGCCCTCTCCTGGCGCGTGTGGGCCAGCCCCCAGCAGCATCGTTTCATCCACGCGACCGCGGCCGGCAACGAGGCCCAGACCGGGGGGCTGCGGGCCGAGGCCGCCTACGGTGGCGCGTTCAACGCCGCCGCCATGTGGGACGACCCGCGCGACCTGATCCCGGCCGACTCCCTCTCCACCGCCGAATGGGCGGGCCTGAACGCGGCCTGGGACGCGATCCTGGCCCAGAATCCACAGGCCGCGGGCCGGCTGACGAACACCCTCGTCGTCGGCTCGTCGGACGAGTCCGGCGCCGAGAGCAGCTTCAGCAACCGGAACCCCCACGTGCGGGCGGTGGGCGAGAAGGTCTTCGCCCCGTGCGCGGTCACGGATCCGGGCCTGGCCGGCGACCAGGACCTCTGCAACGGCACGACGGCCCGCTACAGCGGCACTTCCATGGCCACCCCCTTCGTCGCCGGCCTGGCGGCCTACCTCTGGAATCTCGACCCCACCCGGACGGTCGCCGGGATCCGCGCGGCGATCCAGACGAGCTACGACGAGGGCCGCCTGCCGGGACGCGTCGACGCCTTCGCCGCGGCGCTGCTTCTCGACGACTCCTTCACCCGCGCCCCCGTGCGGTCCACGCTCCTGGACGTGGCCGGGGCGACGGCCGAAGCGGGCCCGAACGGCGTCTTCGACGAGGCGGACATCGAGGCCTTCCTGACCTGGTTCGAGCACTACGAGACGCGGCGCTCGGTCGAGGGCGACAACCCCGACGACTCCCGCTACGACCTCAACGGCGACCGTCGCACCGGCGAGTACGCCGCCACGGCCGGCTTCGACCTCGACCTCAACGGCGGCATCGCCGGCGACACCAGCCGCGACGTGTGCGGCGCCGCGCAGCTCTTCCACGAGGCCGCGGCCGACGACCGCGCGGTGCTCATCTACTACGCCTACTCCGACCTGTACCAGGGCGACACCGACCGCCGCGACGAGCTGCTCTGCGGCGCCGCCGCCGTCGAGATCAGCGGGCTGCCGGCCCGGGTCGAGCCGGGCGCCGTGCACACCCTGACCGTGCGCACCGTGCGGCGCGACACCGGCACCGAGGTCCCGGCCGCCGACGTGGCCGTCGACATCCGCGTCACCGGCGGCACGGCGTCGCTCGCGGCCGGGACGACCGACGCCCACGGGGAACTCGCCGTCGACGTGTCCATGTTCGGGGAGGGGACGGGCATCCCCTTCGCCAACGAGATCATCGTCCGGGCGACGGCCCACTTCGACGACGGCGACGTCGTGGCCACCGCGCAGGCCGTCCGGCCCAACGCGATCACCATGTCCGTGCAAAGGGTTGAGATGCTGACCGAGGCGTACTTCTTCGTCGACCCCACGCCCTCGCCCGGCGGCCAGATCGTCTACAGCACGGACAACGATTCGACGCGGGTGACCGACGACGTCGACGCCTACACCTACTCCGAACTGGTGGACGAGAGCGGCACCGCTTTCGGAATGACGGCCCGGGGCCGGGTCCAGGTGCAGTTCTCGTCGTCGGTGGCGGGCAGCGCCGACCAGTTCGCCGGCGCCTCGTTCGCCACGACCTCGCAGGGGTTCACCCAGCTCGACAGCCCCAACTTCGACGTCGTGTCGTACACCGCGTGGGCGCGGTCCCGCTCCGACGCCTCGGTCGACTTCGTCGTGTCCGGCGACCCGGCCACCTTCACCATCACCGGCTCCCACGCCGGCGATCCGAACGGCTACTACGTGTGGATCTTCGGCCCGCGCGGGACGGTGTACGAATGCCACGGCGACGACGGGCCGTGCACCATCGGCGGCAGCGGCGCCCTGCCCCCGGGCCGCTACTCCTTCGTCGTCGCCTACCACAAGGTCGCCGACATCCGCTGGTCCGAGAGCTCGCCGGAGGGCGTGGTGAGCGGGACGGTCGACATGAACGCGTCGCTGGCCGCGACCCTGGCGGTCGCGCACTGA
- a CDS encoding class I SAM-dependent methyltransferase: MSALRTAADLLLDSRSPACLWRHPVQAVRVVLAIAGNLLLRLEAKLGPGGGRECPVCGWRGRHFRTFISADEIIPACICPGCGSFDRHRQLVLGVRDELARRKGWTPSVMIGFSLSTAMRFLLEHEGLARCYRTDIDAQDKRFSPDVVADLRAAPFGDGTVDWIFCSHVLEHIAELELCLDEIHRMLRPGGVAWLQVPLEPGRAHSRRIEIDPHRAHAHAWQFAPDFGSLIERPGWTVTEVLASAAVAPADRDRYGIDVEERFWLARKDG; the protein is encoded by the coding sequence TTGTCCGCGCTCAGAACCGCCGCCGACCTGCTGCTCGACTCCCGCTCGCCCGCCTGCCTGTGGCGCCATCCCGTGCAGGCGGTGCGCGTGGTGCTGGCCATCGCGGGCAACCTGCTGCTGCGCCTGGAGGCGAAGCTGGGGCCGGGCGGCGGCCGGGAGTGTCCCGTGTGCGGCTGGCGGGGGCGGCACTTCCGCACCTTCATCTCCGCCGACGAGATCATTCCCGCGTGCATCTGCCCCGGCTGCGGCTCGTTCGACCGCCACCGGCAGCTCGTGCTCGGGGTGCGCGACGAGCTGGCCCGCCGCAAGGGCTGGACGCCGTCGGTCATGATCGGCTTCAGCCTCTCGACGGCCATGCGCTTCCTGCTCGAGCACGAGGGCCTCGCCCGCTGCTACCGCACCGACATCGACGCCCAGGACAAGCGCTTCTCGCCCGACGTGGTCGCCGACCTGCGCGCCGCCCCCTTCGGCGACGGCACCGTCGACTGGATCTTCTGCAGCCACGTGCTCGAGCACATCGCCGAGCTCGAGCTGTGCCTCGACGAGATCCACCGCATGCTGCGCCCGGGCGGCGTGGCCTGGCTGCAGGTGCCGCTCGAGCCGGGGCGTGCCCACAGCCGCCGCATCGAGATCGACCCGCACCGCGCCCACGCCCACGCCTGGCAGTTCGCGCCCGACTTCGGCTCCCTGATCGAACGCCCCGGCTGGACCGTGACCGAGGTCCTGGCCTCCGCCGCCGTCGCCCCCGCCGATCGCGACCGCTACGGCATCGACGTCGAGGAGCGCTTCTGGCTGGCCCGCAAGGACGGCTGA